The following are encoded in a window of Anopheles stephensi strain Indian chromosome X, UCI_ANSTEP_V1.0, whole genome shotgun sequence genomic DNA:
- the LOC118508009 gene encoding 60S ribosomal protein L10-like gives MGRRPARCYRYCKNKPYPKSRFCRGVPDPKIRIFDLGRKKASVEDFPLCVHLVSDEYEQLSSEALEAGRICCNKYLVKFCGKDQFHIRMRLHPFHVIRINKMLSCAGADRLQTGMRGAFGKPQGTVARVHIGQPIMSVRSSDRYKAQVIEALRRAKFKFPGRQKIFVSKKWGFTKYDRDVYQKHNEEGRLVADGCGVQFRNDHGPLAKWEQHERNRLAA, from the exons ATGGGGCGCCGTCCAGCAAGATG cTACCGTTACTGCAAGAACAAGCCGTACCCGAAGTCGCGCTTCTGTCGTGGTGTGCCGGACCCGAAGATCCGTATCTTCGATCTGGGCCGCAAGAAGGCGTCGGTGGAAGACTTTCCGCTCTGCGTTCATCTCGTGTCGGATGAGTACGAACAGCTAAGCTCGGAAGCGCTCGAGGCAGGCCGTATCTGCTGCAACAAGTACCTGGTGAAGTTCTGCGGCAAGGACCAGTTCCACATCCGCATGCGTCTGCACCCGTTTCACGTGATCCGCATCAACAAGATGTTGTCCTGTGCCGGAGCTGATAG gctCCAAACGGGAATGCGTGGTGCGTTCGGTAAACCGCAGGGTACGGTTGCGCGCGTCCACATCGGTCAGCCGATCATGTCGGTGCGCTCGAGCGACCGTTACAAGGCGCAGGTCATCGAAGCGCTGCGTCGTGCCAAGTTCAAGTTCCCCGGTCGCCAGAAGATCTTCGTGTCGAAGAAGTGGGGATTCACCAAGTACGATCGCGACGTGTACCAGAAGCACAACGAGGAGGGTCGCCTGGTTGCGGACGGATGCGGCGTACAGTTCCGCAACGATCACGGACCGCTGGCGAAATGGGAGCAGCATGAGCGCAATCGATTGGCCGCCTAA
- the LOC118508144 gene encoding mitochondrial import inner membrane translocase subunit Tim9: MATQITIDQLNKDQIKSFSDFLLSYNKLSELCFIDCVNEFTGRTVSDKEDKCALNCMEKFLKMNQRISQRFQEFQMLANENAIAAAQKLSGK, encoded by the exons ATGGCGACACAAATTACCATCGATCAGCTAAACAAGGATCAAATCAAGTCG TTTTCCGACTTCCTGCTCTCCTACAACAAACTGTCCGAGCTGTGCTTTATCGATTGCGTGAATGAGTTTACCGGACGCACCGTCAGCGATAAGGAG GACAAGTGTGCGCTGAACTGCATGGAAAAGTTTCTCAAGATGAACCAGCGCATCTCGCAACGGTTTCAGGAGTTCCAGATGTTGGCGAACGAAAATGCGATCGCTGCGGCCCAGAAGCTTAGTGGCAAATAA
- the LOC118507674 gene encoding neural Wiskott-Aldrich syndrome protein isoform X1, with protein sequence MKQPSGGENAGDRNSTASKANRPSTLLTNEENDQLFRLLGRRCQTLSTAVVQLYTTQSPAHASWVKRCTGALCFIKDNIRKSYYFRLYCLKANQMVWEQELYEKIEVTLPKPYLITFEGQDGIVAFNFATEDEAAAIMNTTLTTIHNRNRRRDERIKRNNTRKDPPPARPPPLQNIPVGAGGSNIPDTDASVTYRNKQPFASPFSGPAPGPPMQQYPGQQPVAPNLGNATHQKPRKVKGMGKLQKSDIGSPSNFKHVTHVGWDPHSGFDLIGAQESLKPFLEKAGVGDQHLKDRDTCAFIYDFIQTNNVLDTVKSEQSSGRKQKPPAPPPVPVRTHTTVAPQPETFPSQPQSHDHHPPSQHPPSVPSHQNGHTRNPPPPPPHRTLPPLPPTTPPKVVPGGAPPATRPPPMQPPPTQPVPSVAPPSSSAPAPPPPPPPMMTGPVPPPPPPMMMPSLKPPAPAIPGGAGGGGGDDGGGDARSALLDSIRKGTTLKKVDQSTHSTGSGDMRNDLMTEIQQGFQLRPVANRELNAVGERNSGGGGSGDVGTDALADALRRALAERGRVIRASDEDDSDSNSNNTDWED encoded by the exons ATGAAACAACCATCGGGAGGAGAAAATGCAGGCGATCGCAACTCGACGGCCAGTAAAGCGAACAGACCCAGCACACTGCTAACGAACGAGGAAAATGATCAACTGTTTCGTTTGCTTGGACGTCGATGCCAG ACGCTTAGCACGGCAGTGGTGCAGCTGTACACGACACAGTCGCCGGCACACGCCTCCTGGGTAAAACGATGCACCGGTGCGCTCTGCTTCATCAAGGACAACATCCGCAAATCGTACTACTTTCGGCTGTACTGTCTGAAGGCAAATCAGATGGTATGGGAACAGGAGCTGTACGAGAAAATCGAAGTCACGCTCCCGAAACCATACCTTATCACGTTCGAGGGACAG GATGGTATCGTGGCATTCAACTTTGCCACCGAGGATGAGGCGGCTGCCATCATGAACACTACCCTTACCACCATTCACAATCGCAACCGACGACGAGATG AACGTATCAAACGCAACAATACGCGTAAGGATCCTCCGCCAGCGAGGCCGCCACCATTGCAAAACATCCCGGTCGGTGCAGGCGGCTCGAACATTCCCGATACCGATGCATCCGTCACCTATCGGAATAAGCAGCCTT TTGCGAGTCCATTTTCGGGCCCAGCGCCAGGGCCACCGATGCAGCAGTATCCGGGACAGCAGCCGGTCGCTCCGAACCTTGGCAATGCCACGCACCAGAAGCCGCGCAAGGTGAAGGGTATGGGCAAGCTGCAGAAGTCCGACATTGGTTCACCGTCGAACTTTAAGCACGTGACGCACGTCGGGTGGGATCCGCACAGTGGGTTCGATTTGATTGGCGCCCAGGAATCGTTGAAACCGTTCCTCGAGAAGGCGGGCGTAGGGGACCAGCAT CTGAAAGATCGCGATACGTGTGCGTTCATATACGACTTCATCCAAACGAACAACGTGCTCGATACGGTCAAGTCGGAGCAAAGCAGCGGCCGCAAACAAAAGCCCCCGGCGCCACCGCCCGTACCGGTTCGTACCCATACTACCGTGGCACCACAGCCCGAAACGTTTCCTTCTCAGCCACAATCACATGACCATCACCCTCCATCACAGCATCCGCCGAGCGTGCCGTCGCACCAGAATGGGCATACGAGAAatccgccgccaccaccgccgcacCGTACGCTTCCACCGCTACCGCCGACCACACCGCCGAAGGTCGTGCCCGGTGGGGCGCCGCCAGCAACGCGCCCACCCCCGATGCAACCACCCCCAACGCAACCGGTCCCATCCGTCGCTCCACCGTCCTCTAGTGCACCGGCTcccccaccaccgccaccgccaatGATGACCGGGCCGgtaccgccgccaccgccaccgatgatgatgccgTCGCTGaaaccaccggcaccggccaTACCAggtggtgccggtggtggtggtggtgatgacgGTGGCGGTGATGCTCGTTCTGCACTACTAGACAGTATTCGCAAGGGAACAACACTtaag AAAGTGGACCAAAGTACACACAGCACCGGTAGCGGTGATATGCGTAACGATTTGATGACCGAGATACAGCAGGGCTTCCAGCTGCGCCCGGTTGCGAACCGCGAGCTGAATGCGGTCGGCGAACGGAACAGTGGCGGAGGGGGCAGCGGGGACGTCGGCACGGATGCGCTGGCGGATGCGTTGCGCCGTGCGCTGGCGGAACGTGGCCGTGTCATACGCGCGTCGGACGAAGATGATAGCGATTCCAATTCCAACAACACCGACTGGGAAGACTAG
- the LOC118508148 gene encoding probable 60S ribosomal protein L37-A isoform X1, with translation MTKGTSSFGKRHNKTHTLCRRCGRSSYHIQKHTCSRCGYPAAKIRSYNWSEKAKRRRTTGTGRMRYLKVVRRRFRNGFREGQVAKPRKA, from the exons ATG ACTAAGGGTACTTCCAGCTTTGGAAAGCGGCACAACAAAACCCACACGTTGTGCCGCCGCTGTGGTCGTTCGTCGTACCACATCCAGAAGCATACATGCTCGCGCTGCGGCTATCCGGCAGCCAAGATCCGATCGT ATAACTGGTCGGAGAAAGCGAAGAGGAGGAGAACCACCGGTACCGGCCGCATGCGCTACCTGAAGGTGGTACGCCGCCGTTTCCGCAACGGATTCCGCGAGGGTCAGGTGGCGAAGCCGCGCAAGGCATAA
- the LOC118507674 gene encoding neural Wiskott-Aldrich syndrome protein isoform X2 yields the protein MKQPSGGENAGDRNSTASKANRPSTLLTNEENDQLFRLLGRRCQTLSTAVVQLYTTQSPAHASWVKRCTGALCFIKDNIRKSYYFRLYCLKANQMVWEQELYEKIEVTLPKPYLITFEGQDGIVAFNFATEDEAAAIMNTTLTTIHNRNRRRDERIKRNNTRKDPPPARPPPLQNIPVGAGGSNIPDTDASVTYRNKQPFASPFSGPAPGPPMQQYPGQQPVAPNLGNATHQKPRKVKGMGKLQKSDIGSPSNFKHVTHVGWDPHSGFDLIGAQESLKPFLEKAGVGDQHLKDRDTCAFIYDFIQTNNVLDTVKSEQSSGRKQKPPAPPPVPHPPSVPSHQNGHTRNPPPPPPHRTLPPLPPTTPPKVVPGGAPPATRPPPMQPPPTQPVPSVAPPSSSAPAPPPPPPPMMTGPVPPPPPPMMMPSLKPPAPAIPGGAGGGGGDDGGGDARSALLDSIRKGTTLKKVDQSTHSTGSGDMRNDLMTEIQQGFQLRPVANRELNAVGERNSGGGGSGDVGTDALADALRRALAERGRVIRASDEDDSDSNSNNTDWED from the exons ATGAAACAACCATCGGGAGGAGAAAATGCAGGCGATCGCAACTCGACGGCCAGTAAAGCGAACAGACCCAGCACACTGCTAACGAACGAGGAAAATGATCAACTGTTTCGTTTGCTTGGACGTCGATGCCAG ACGCTTAGCACGGCAGTGGTGCAGCTGTACACGACACAGTCGCCGGCACACGCCTCCTGGGTAAAACGATGCACCGGTGCGCTCTGCTTCATCAAGGACAACATCCGCAAATCGTACTACTTTCGGCTGTACTGTCTGAAGGCAAATCAGATGGTATGGGAACAGGAGCTGTACGAGAAAATCGAAGTCACGCTCCCGAAACCATACCTTATCACGTTCGAGGGACAG GATGGTATCGTGGCATTCAACTTTGCCACCGAGGATGAGGCGGCTGCCATCATGAACACTACCCTTACCACCATTCACAATCGCAACCGACGACGAGATG AACGTATCAAACGCAACAATACGCGTAAGGATCCTCCGCCAGCGAGGCCGCCACCATTGCAAAACATCCCGGTCGGTGCAGGCGGCTCGAACATTCCCGATACCGATGCATCCGTCACCTATCGGAATAAGCAGCCTT TTGCGAGTCCATTTTCGGGCCCAGCGCCAGGGCCACCGATGCAGCAGTATCCGGGACAGCAGCCGGTCGCTCCGAACCTTGGCAATGCCACGCACCAGAAGCCGCGCAAGGTGAAGGGTATGGGCAAGCTGCAGAAGTCCGACATTGGTTCACCGTCGAACTTTAAGCACGTGACGCACGTCGGGTGGGATCCGCACAGTGGGTTCGATTTGATTGGCGCCCAGGAATCGTTGAAACCGTTCCTCGAGAAGGCGGGCGTAGGGGACCAGCAT CTGAAAGATCGCGATACGTGTGCGTTCATATACGACTTCATCCAAACGAACAACGTGCTCGATACGGTCAAGTCGGAGCAAAGCAGCGGCCGCAAACAAAAGCCCCCGGCGCCACCGCCCGTACCG CATCCGCCGAGCGTGCCGTCGCACCAGAATGGGCATACGAGAAatccgccgccaccaccgccgcacCGTACGCTTCCACCGCTACCGCCGACCACACCGCCGAAGGTCGTGCCCGGTGGGGCGCCGCCAGCAACGCGCCCACCCCCGATGCAACCACCCCCAACGCAACCGGTCCCATCCGTCGCTCCACCGTCCTCTAGTGCACCGGCTcccccaccaccgccaccgccaatGATGACCGGGCCGgtaccgccgccaccgccaccgatgatgatgccgTCGCTGaaaccaccggcaccggccaTACCAggtggtgccggtggtggtggtggtgatgacgGTGGCGGTGATGCTCGTTCTGCACTACTAGACAGTATTCGCAAGGGAACAACACTtaag AAAGTGGACCAAAGTACACACAGCACCGGTAGCGGTGATATGCGTAACGATTTGATGACCGAGATACAGCAGGGCTTCCAGCTGCGCCCGGTTGCGAACCGCGAGCTGAATGCGGTCGGCGAACGGAACAGTGGCGGAGGGGGCAGCGGGGACGTCGGCACGGATGCGCTGGCGGATGCGTTGCGCCGTGCGCTGGCGGAACGTGGCCGTGTCATACGCGCGTCGGACGAAGATGATAGCGATTCCAATTCCAACAACACCGACTGGGAAGACTAG
- the LOC118508131 gene encoding protein yippee, which produces MGKIFLEHINGQKLYNCAACETNLTNKRELISTRFTGATGRAYLFKRVVNITYSQVQDRIMLTGRHMVRDVMCKHCKAKLGWMYEFATEDTQKYKEGRVILEHALITESEGFPDA; this is translated from the exons ATGGGTAAAATATTTCTCGAACACATTAACGGCCAAAAGCTGTACAACTGTGCCGCTTGCGAGACCAATCTGACCAACAAGCGCGAGCTGATCAGTACCAGATTCACTGGGGCTACAG GTCGAGCCTATCTGTTCAAGCGTGTGGTGAACATAACGTACTCCCAGGTGCAGGATCGCATCATGCTTACCGGACGTCATATGGTGCGGGACGTAATGTGCAAGCACTGCAAGGCGAAGCTGGGCTGGATGTACGAGTTTGCGACCGAGGATACACAGAA GTACAAGGAGGGCCGTGTCATCCTCGAGCACGCGCTCATTACCGAATCGGAAGGTTTCCCAGATGCTTAG
- the LOC118507989 gene encoding glucose-induced degradation protein 8 homolog, with protein MSCNDKSDGISKEEWQSRLETFPFKQDDINKLIMNYLVTEGFKEAAEKFQAESGVVPSVDLNSLDNRILIREAVQNGFIQEATHLVNQLHPELLDNDRYLYFHLQQLHLIELIRAGKIEEALTFAQTQISEAGESNPEVLNELERTLALLAFEKPQHSPFADLLDHTHRQKVASELNAAILKTEQQEQSSPRMINILKLILWAQTELDKKNVKYPKMMGLATGTIEPK; from the exons ATGAGCTGCAACGATAAGAGCGACGGCATCTCGAAGGAGGAATGGCAAAGCCGTCTCGAAACCTTCCCGTTCAAGCAGGACGACATAAACAAGCTGATCATGAACTATCTGGTTACGG AGGGTTTTAAGGAGGCGGCAGAAAAGTTTCAGGCCGAATCGGGTGTCGTACCGTCCGTGGATCTGAACTCGCTCGACAACAGGATACTGATCCGGGAAGCGGTCCAGAATGGTTTCATACAGGAAGCTACCCATCTGGTGAACCAGCTCCATCCGGAGCTGCTCGATAACGATCGCTATCTGTACTTCCATCTTCAGCAGCTTCACCTGATCGAGCTGATCCG TGCCGGCAAGATCGAGGAAGCACTCACCTTCGCCCAAACACAGATCTCCGAAGCGGGCGAAAGCAACCCGGAGGTGCTGAACGAGCTGGAGCGTACGCTTGCGCTGCTTGCGTTCGAAAAACCGCAGCACAGCCCGTTCGCCGATCTGCTCGACCATACGCACCGCCAGAAGGTGGCCAGCGAGCTGAACGCGGCCATCCTCAAGACGGAACAGCAGGAACAGTCCAGTCCGCGCATGATCAATATCCTCAAGCTGATACTGTGGGCACAGACCGAGCTGGACAAAAAGAACGTCAAGTACCCGAAAATGATGGGCCTGGCGACGGGCACAATCGAACCTAAATAA